The genomic segment CGTGTTCGGACACTGGCTGAACGGCCCGCAGGTCATTCGGAATCTCGCCGCCTTCTACGCGAAAACGCCCGAATAGCTCCCGGCCGGATCACGGGCCTTATTCACCCGTTGGCGCCGCGCCCTCGTTCGTCCTGATCCGGCGCTCCAAATCCTCTTCATAGGCGTCCGACGGGGAGATATAGCGATCCTCCACGACCATGATGTGGTAGCCATGGCCGGATTGCAGGATTTCGCTCAATTCGCCGATCGGCCCGTTCCAGGAGTAGTTTTCATATTGTTCCGACATCTCGCCCTTGCCGTGCGTGCCCAGGTGGCCGCCGCGCCGCGCGCTCAGGGGATCATTGGAATAACGCAGCGCCATCTCCGCGAAACTCGCGTCGCCGTTCACGATCTTCTCCCGAATCTCCTTGATAAGCGCAAGTGCGCGCGCCTTGTCCGCCGGATCGCCCCCATCGTAGCCTATGAGGATGTGTTTGGTCGTGACTTCCGATCGCCGGGGCGTACTCTGGCCGCGCGTGATCATAAACAAGATCATGGCCGCGATCAGGACCGCCACCCCGCCCCAAACAAACTTGGCATAGTCCCGGGGCTCCTGGGATGCGTCGTCGAACTGCTGGGTCATCGTCAATTACCTCCAAATCTTCGGTATGAGGCCATCAATACGGCTAGATGGAATTCAACAGGCTGAAGTACTTCGAATAAAACGAAATGATGATGAAGCCCACCGTGGCGCCCACGGCCAGCACAATAAGCACCCCCAGGATCTTGCTCGCCACCGCCACCGCGTGACGGCCTTCTTCCAGGTGGTACTCCGAAACCTTGCGAAGCGACTGCTCCAGGTTCCCCGAATGCTCCCCCACCAGCAGCATCTCGCGCGCCACCGGCGTCAGGCTCCGGCACGGCGCAAAGGCCTCCACAAGCGTCGCGCCCTCCGCCACGCGCGGCACGGCCTTCAACAGATCCCGCTCGATTCGCGGGTCGCCCGAAATCGCCGCCGCGTTTGTAATGCACGATTTGATGTTCATCCCGCTGCCCAGCAGCAGGGAAAAGCTCCGGAAAAAGCGCGCCAGGCTGAACTTCTTGTTCACCGTGTTCAGCGGCCACAGATAATGCAGGATCAGGCTCCAGCTCCACCGGATGACGCCCAGGCGCGACAGCACGATTATCGCGGCGCAGACCAGCGCCAGCGCGCCCATCGAAAGGCCCTGAAACGCCACGTATTGCTCAAAATACGCGCCCAGGTTGAACGGTTCGCGCGCGTCGAAATTCAGCTTGCCAATCAGGCCCAGCGCAAAGGTGCCCAGGAACCACGCGGCGGTCAATTGCAGCGCCGGATACACCATCGCGCCAACGATCTTCCGCTGCATCTCCACGCGGTCCTCGTAATAGTCCGCCATGTCGCGCAGCATCACGTCCAGCCGCCCGCCGAGTTCGCCGGAATGCAGCAGCTCGATGAAGAATCGCGGAAGGTACCTCTGCTGGCGCCGGGCGGCCTCCCCGAGGGTCGCCCCGCCCCGCGCATCCTCCGCCATCGCTCGAAGCACCCGCTTCGAACGCGCATCCTTCGCGTTGTCCGCCATCAGGTCAAGCGTGCGGATCACGGGGATCCCGGCATCATAGCTCGTCGCCATCTGCCGGCACAGCGGCGCCAGATGCCGGGCAGATATTTCCGCGGTCATTAAGCCCATATACAGCCTCGTGGCGCCCGGAACAGCGTACGGCAGGCCCGGATTGCGCGCCAGTATTGAAACGCTGATTGTACCAAACCCATTCCGGGCGCGCCAATACGCCCGCAGCCGCCCGGCCGCGCCTTGCGCCGCGCGCGCGCCGCCCGGTATAAAAGTGCAAACCACAACCCCATCGCGGCACAGGAGAGCGACACCATGGGCATCGTATTGGGACTCGACATCGGCACCAGCGGCGCCAAGGCCATCGCCATGAACGAAAACGGCGAGCTCCTTGCCTCCGCCCTCGTGGAGTACCCGCTCCACGCCCCAAGACCTAACTGGGCCGAACAGGACCCCGCCGACTGGGAGCGGGCCGCCTAC from the Candidatus Hydrogenedentota bacterium genome contains:
- a CDS encoding peptidyl-prolyl cis-trans isomerase, yielding MTQQFDDASQEPRDYAKFVWGGVAVLIAAMILFMITRGQSTPRRSEVTTKHILIGYDGGDPADKARALALIKEIREKIVNGDASFAEMALRYSNDPLSARRGGHLGTHGKGEMSEQYENYSWNGPIGELSEILQSGHGYHIMVVEDRYISPSDAYEEDLERRIRTNEGAAPTGE
- a CDS encoding type II secretion system F family protein, with translation MGLMTAEISARHLAPLCRQMATSYDAGIPVIRTLDLMADNAKDARSKRVLRAMAEDARGGATLGEAARRQQRYLPRFFIELLHSGELGGRLDVMLRDMADYYEDRVEMQRKIVGAMVYPALQLTAAWFLGTFALGLIGKLNFDAREPFNLGAYFEQYVAFQGLSMGALALVCAAIIVLSRLGVIRWSWSLILHYLWPLNTVNKKFSLARFFRSFSLLLGSGMNIKSCITNAAAISGDPRIERDLLKAVPRVAEGATLVEAFAPCRSLTPVAREMLLVGEHSGNLEQSLRKVSEYHLEEGRHAVAVASKILGVLIVLAVGATVGFIIISFYSKYFSLLNSI